Proteins co-encoded in one Cucurbita pepo subsp. pepo cultivar mu-cu-16 chromosome LG15, ASM280686v2, whole genome shotgun sequence genomic window:
- the LOC111811165 gene encoding ankyrin repeat-containing protein BDA1-like, with translation MNRRLNEVASSGDIDSLYMIFQEDAYILERIDQVPFVDTPLHISASAGHVPFSLEIMRLKPSLAKKLNPDGYSPIHLALQNNQTKTVLRLIDIDRDLVSIQGREGLTPLHIAASGGMDDILAKFLTSCPKSIKQLTNRNESALHIAVKNEDIESVKILLQWIQQTCMTSILNWCDDEGNNAMHLAALGNQVEMVKLFINKVDMKAKNLEGKTALDIMKEHGPVEDKEVKEMLHGSHILKNVAKFLRSILLFVKRLVITDYREILYMSKKDRNAILVVSVLIATATYQAALTPPTKDMDFFFDNYKWIPYECFLQLNTLAFVASMIEICVHLPSGIGYALHLVLPLVICYVLLTISLWPYFPINVTIGITFVLIWSKTPLVRQKVNGDLKLKKLRKLGGLFMRSINIEKELTEISVHFGRNG, from the exons atgaaccGAAGGTTGAACGAAGTTGCATCTTCAGGGGATATCGACTCCTTGTATATGATATTTCAAGAAGATGCCTACATTTTAGAACGTATAGATCAG GTACCTTTTGTAGATACCCCATTACACATCTCAGCATCAGCCGGACATGTCCCTTTTTCCTTGGAGATCATGAGGTTGAAACCATCCTTAGCCAAGAAGCTTAACCCAGACGGCTATAGCCCTATCCACTTGGCATTGCAaaataaccaaacaaaaaccGTGTTGCGGCTCATCGATATCGATCGAGATCTCGTAAGCATACAAGGGAGAGAGGGCTTAACTCCATTGCACATTGCAGCTTCGGGAGGCATGGATGATATATTGGCCAAGTTTCTAACTTCATGCCCAAAATCTATTAAACAATTGACCAATCGTAATGAGTCTGCTCTACATATTGCtgttaaaaatgaagatattgaATCGGTTAAAATCTTGCTACAATGGATCCAACAAACTTGCATGACCTCAATACTTAATTGGTGTGATGACGAAGGAAACAATGCCATGCATCTGGCGGCGCTCGGAAATCAAGTTGAG ATGGTGAAGCTTTTCATAAACAAAGTGGATATGAAAGCAAAGAATTTGGAAGGCAAGACAGCATTAGACATAATGAAAGAACATGGGCCTGTGGAAGACAAAGAGGTAAAAGAGATGCTCCATGGTTCCCACATTCTCAAAAATGTTGCAAAATTTTTGCGTTCAATATTATTGTTTGTGAAGAGATTAGTGATTACGGACTATCGTGAGATTCTTTACATGTCTAAAAAGGATCGGAATGCAATATTAGTAGTTTCTGTGCTCATTGCCACTGCAACTTACCAAGCTGCTCTAACTCCACCCACGAAAGACATGGATTTCTTCTTTGACAACTACAAGTGGATCCCATACGAATGCTTCCTACAGTTAAATACTTTGGCATTCGTTGCTTCAATGATAGAgatttgtgttcatcttcCTTCTGGGATTGGCTACGCTCTCCATTTGGTTCTTCCTTTGGTCATTTGCTATGTATTATTGACAATTTCTTTATGGCCATACTTTCCTATAAATGTCACAATTGGAATCACTTTTGTGCTTATTTGGTCCAAAACTCCCTTGGTTCGACAGAAAGTGAATGGAGATCTTAAGCTAAAGAAGCTTAGGAAACTTGGTGGTCTCTTCATGCGTAGCATCAACATAGAGAAAGAATTGACTGAAATAAGCGTGCACTTTGGTCGCAATGGTTAG